From the genome of Perca fluviatilis chromosome 8, GENO_Pfluv_1.0, whole genome shotgun sequence:
TATGCTGAAGCATTGAGCTATTGAGGTTCCAGTATGAGGTGTGGTTTGAGGAATTGGAGGAAGATAACAGAGGAAGCTTATACAAATATGAATTGAGTTCTAAGCAGTAAATGGTGAAGGAATATCAGCCTGTTCCTTAAATCATTCGATATTAACCAGTCTGACCAGATGAAAGACTTCTTAGGACACATTTCTCTCCACGTgctactaaataaaataaaggtaTTTGAGGGGTTGGGTTTGTTGTGTGCGGAAAAGGTCGTAAGGGAAggaagcaaagaaaaaaaaaaataaattaaaattttaaaaaaaataaaagtattttgctggggcgggcgggggggggggggggggggggggggggggggaaggggggcgGGGGGCCCGGGGCCCCGGCTttggggggagaaaaaaagaaagggggggggggggggccccttTCCTGGTGGtggggaaggaaagaagggggccttttttttttttttttcgaccaAAAAAAGGGCCCCCCCAGCAAAGAGAACataatggctttcaaacaagcaaagtggcagttggtcaaggccacactcccactctccaccttgcctcccctctctcctcctcaatagctacagacactgaaatggcacatactaaggaaaggtcattgtgggactggctctagtggctgttattctgcatcaaggctgaatatcgggaaagagacttaagatacagtattaggggaccactaagtcctatataaaagcatccaaagagtaccatgtcatgggacctttaatcttCAGTCCTGTCTAATGTTTTCAACCTTCCATTAAAATGTACCTTCTGAATACACAGAGCACAGTGGAGGGATCATATAACACATAGAGTAGCTTGGAAACACCTCAGAATGACTTGACTGTTTCCCAACatgtaagataagataagataagcctttattgtcattgcacataCAACAGAACTGTGATTGCCATAACTGAAGGTCCATTAGAGATAAAAACAAGGTAAGGGATGAATAGATAAAAACAAGAATAATTGAAGACATTCGACACTAAGGACAGGTAAAATGTTCGACATGATGTATGATGCAAAGGTGTAATTGGGTTCAACACTGGGGGAGTTGAGagctccacttttgagcaaaattgaaatttttaaacttcatttcctgcattgtgGTGCATTTTGAAAGTCCCTAGTGTCCCCTTTGccctgtgtttcctgtgtgtcttTCCCCTGTCTGTGTAAGTAGGTCAGAGGCGGGACCTGTTGAAGGCGGGACGCCTCTCTGCTCATGCAGCAGCTCATCATTCTCAACAACTCTGCAGCACtactgaacacccacacaggggatttcagttatcctggctgattagacctctgctcgGGTTAAAGGTGGGCATCAGCTTTGATGATAAATCTTCATCTACTATTAATGAATTttagcaataaaaacaaaaaagccattAAGACCTTGAAgttgataaataaatataatatgaaGTGATATGACATGATTTTATAAGGCTCTGGCATTATAAAATGTAAAGTTATCAGtctatacacacccacacagtccagGGAAAAGGTCCAATCTGACAGCTTAACTCAAAACACCTGTGTGAGTGTTCAAAACCTTTAACTGAAAttacctgtgtgggtgttcagaggcttttAAGCCCTGGTTCCGCACTTTGGCAGAGCGTCTCCCTGAGTGAGAACTAGACTCCAGTTATTgagggcacctgggtagctcacctggtagagcgcgcgcccatatacagacGCTTGGTCCTTGATGCAGCAGCCGCGGATTTGGTtcagacctgcggccctttgctgaatgtcattccccttctctctctctcctcctttcatgtctaagctgtcacaaataaaggcctacaaaaataatctttaaaaaaaaaaagaaaagattccaGTTATTATTTTGTCCTGGTTTCAGTTTCATTTGCTACTTTGCTCATTGATGTTTTTCGCGCCTCTGCTCAGAACCGCTCCGAACCAGCTCCAACCTGCCTCCTACCTGGTGCACTCCAACTAAAGACACGTGGCCTGCTTTATTCGGTGTCAGACCTGCTGCTTGCTCCAATGAGTCCTGCGTAACCACTGGTTTGAGGGTCTGGGGGATGTGTTGCCATTAGTTGTAGAGGCAGTGCACATTACATGTTTTTGCACTGTAAGTGAAAATAGGTTAGTTATTAATTTTAGCAATATTTTCCTGATAACCTGAGTAGGCCTACCTCAATATTTGGTCTGTACTGTACTTTATGTTCATGTTACAAGGCAAACAACTATTAAGTTTTTGTCATATTGCAATAGCCTGTTTACACTGATTATataccaaacaactaatcaaagCTGATACTGTAtggtaataaataaatgagtcaTAATAACAAATTACTGTACATGCTTGGAATATCTTATATGTAGCTATGCTGTGTTCTGAGTTGCCTGGATGGAACGCAGCAGGTGATACAACACTCATTAGAACcaccagagacttgagacttgacttggactcgagctcaaagacttgagacttgacttgaactccAGCTCAGAGACTTAAACTccagctcaaagacttgagactagACCTGGACTCCAGCTCAAAGAGTTGTGAGCATCTCTGCCTATACCTCCTTCCACAGGGAAGCAGGCTGAGCAAGTGACTTCTGTCAGGGAGGGATTAACACTTTTTGTAAGCTCTGCTAAGAGCTGATTATCACAAGgtggcggctgtggctcaggttgTAGAGCTGTTGTCTACCAATCAGAacgttggtggtttgatccctggccctgcagtcccaagACGAAGCGTCCTCTGGCAAGATGCTAAAACCTGAATTTCTCCTGATGCTGTGCCAtcggtgtgtaaatgtgtgtgaatgtttatctgatgagcagatggcaccttgtatggcagccttggccactttgtatgaatgtgtgtgaatggtgaatggttcctgtactatgttaaagctaaccctaaccctcaacACAGAGACTTAAACACGGGCATATCTTCATATACAAGGCTATTTTTAGGTCTACTTCAATCCTACCTTCTGACCTATATCAGTGTTGGGACATACAATCTTCGTTTCCAGGATCCTTTCCTGCTGTCTGTTCCAAAGGTTAGAACTGAACTGGGGGAAAAGGCATTTaagtttgctgctccctctacctggaacaagttacagaaatccatGAAACCTTTTGATCTGGTCTCATTGGTTGCTTTTTAGAGGATGTTTATTGACTCGGAGGAAGCCACTCTgtggccaaatccggcccctcgcagatttttatccggcccgcatatcagtttaggttcacaatagacGTTGGCCCACatagtttttgtagcttttttcattggtttttttgccactttttccaatgttttttgccCCGTTTTacgacgtttttgttgcttttttcaacttcttttgctgacttttttgggTCTTTATGTCGACTgagctgtaagtgagaagaatatatgagacatgcaataatacaataaaagatgCTTGACTTTTACGATGAAATAATAGCATGTGAATAACCTAAATATGTCTGGCCCTGGATGTGATTCTTGTTTTGCAGTGTGGCCCTTCGtggaattgagtttgacacccctgctgtagatgttttgcCTGATGTGTTTAGGATTGTGGTTGACTTTGAGGGATTTGCTGattcagttgttttatgtttttatgtattttgcgTTTGTAcgtatgtgtggttgtactgctccctgtcttggccaggacactcttgaaaaagagatttttaatctttttaatcttttcctggttaaataaacataaataatacTACACCAGGTACACCATCAAGCTGAACCCGGTGGTGCTGTTGCTGCCATATTGACCCTGGAAAAACgaaaatgagaaaatgtacATGGAGCGCTCCGTACATCTCTGCCAGCCGTACTACCCTTAATGGTGTGCATGGTTATCATTGCCACTGTGACAGAGAGGTGTAATTCTAATCTGTGGTCATTTACAGTTGAGTCACAGTCACTCCATAATGCaattgtactgtatttattttattttcttggcATTTGGtgtttaatgtacagtatatcaaacaaaacagagacacaatGGAAAGACCAATAAGATTTTGTTAATATTgctctttattttttaacttataAATGCGTATCCTTAAAATGCTATTGCAAATAATGTTGCACACCAGACTAAAAAGATGACTAATGGGCCAGAATGGCCTCCATCataccaaataaatcaattaccAAAGCGTGTCATTCTTGTTCCTCCATGTTGAAGTAAACAAAACAGAACCTTTTGCCCCCTGATTGGATAGTTTGACTTCTCCTCCGATTGGATGGTCAGTGGGCAATGGGCTGATTGGCTAGTCAGCTCAGGGTCAACATTTTTGCTTGTAACTTGTAGCTTAGTCTGTAACTTCACACACTTTGTGAAATGTCACTATTGAAAATATTCCTCCACAATTTTTATttacacatgcacaaaataatTCTTCAGCTAcaaaacattttacacatttgCAAATTACTGTATATCTGTGCGCACAAAACCTTTTCACACAGGCACAAAATAATCCTACATCATTTCACAAgctcaaaatatttaaaaacctTACTTGATTCCATACTCCTTTGAATACATAGGTAGGCCTGGTGGTAAGGACACATGTCAAAGCATGTCATGGAATCAACAAGTTCtctaaaatatacataaaaaagaCGTTGTTTGTCCAAGCCCTACTCAAACTACTCAGAAGTGTTTTCCTGATCTGACGCTCCCATCGACATAACATCatttgtctgttcctttaaaaaGGTTACAAATCACTGTTGGAAAATAAATCGCTTTTATGACTTTACAATGCtatggttaaggtttggttCAATTTAAGCACAACAACATCTTGCTTTAGAGAAACattatggtttgggttaaaataagtactCTGTTTAGGCTACAGAAACACCATGGTTCTATTAAGGTTAGGGGATTTTTGTCGATGTTTTGTTTACCATTCCACTCACCCGGACCTCTGCTATACAGACTTGGCCACTGACTTCCTCCTTTGCTCTCATCATAATTTCTACAGACGATAGAGGGCATTGTCACTTGTAAACACATGTTGTTTTGGGGTACTTGCTGAAACGACTGATTTTCTTCCTGGGAGGACAGTCTCAATTCAAAAGTAAGTCTATATCTACTTAATGGAACACACCGTACATTAAAATCACATTTTAGCCTGTAACCTAAACTGATATAATGTAGATATGACGCCTGGCATAATTCACTGTGTGTTGTTAACTGTCATAGCTAGCATTTAGATAGTGACTGCTGTGAATAGGGCAGCTGACAACTAAGGAAAGAGCAAATGccagtttgtgtgtctgcagacaGCATCACTGTGTTGCCCTGAGTTGGATCTTCATGCGATAAGGTTTGGGAGTCAGCGTGACCCCATAGACTGGAGTGTAGTCTGGCTCTCCTGCATCCTCAGGCCAGATGAACTTAAACTTCCTCAGCAGGGTCACCATGATGAGGAAGAGCTCCATACGAGCCAGACCCTCTCCGAGACACATACGAGGACCTAGGAAATAAAAAAGATCTCAAAGTCATCTAATGAAGCTTAGCACAAGTTCAATCATGAAGACTATCTTATGTTACTCACGCATTCTCATtaccccctctttctctctcaccctcttctccctcttcctcttatCAGCTAATTAGGGGTGTTTACTCTTttagggcgctttcacacctatagttcggTGGACTCAGTGCGATTCGGGGGTAAAGTtacaacattgttgcatttttcatttggttcggtttgcTTTTACACTGTACTTTGTCAAACGTGCCAAACACTCACATGAGCGATTTGGTCgcttgtttattggacagaatatccaaAACTCACCGACAAttctggtctcagaaataatggagcaacaccaCATTTATAACatcttgggttttctggttctgctttagggtttctaatattttagaagaaggcgaTCAATGTGAGCAGCTGACACACAgtgagtgaaggagagagagagatgacaaTGTCACACAGACGACCAGCCATGGGGGCTCAGAACAGCTTATGGATAtgaaagttatcatcccttAAATCATATACAAGTCCGTAAATTCTGTGCAAGGTTAaaattgcaggctagtaaatgctctgtttttggtttacttcctgtatttgggtcaGATCGCATTCTCACCTGAAGTGAACCGCACTCTATTCACTTGGAAACAAACCGAGACCCCCGTTTTCAAGCGGACAAGGGCTCATTTATTTGATCCACACCATAGTTCggatgagctttcacaccagcCCAAACCAACCGGACTATCCGACCAAACGTTCCAGGGTTTGTTTTAAACGGACTAaacgaggtaggtgtgaaagcaaccttaGTTAAACTGCTCAGATTTAGCCAAAGTCTCTATCAGCAAATCATGTCCATGCTGTCaacatttaacaaaaatgtCTCCTCTCTattgctgtcagctgtcatttcagtgtGAATCGTCGCAACCTTTCTCCACCCTGTCTTTAGTACATCATTTCCAGCGTCCAGGTCTGAGATCGCAATGCCCGCCCCACTTCTCAACGGTCCAGATTtcagcctcctcttcattcatcaccaccaccgtcagtgtctggactccatcatGGGTACCTTACACTACTCATGGCTTCTCTAAACCCTTTAAAATATGATGCCGTCACAATGGGGTCTAATCGCCAAAGACTTTTTTAGCTAACATCTATTGTGCAtgtattaattaaataattgtttacTTAAACTAGTCTCCTGACTGAACAACGGTTTGATTAAACCTACTCTGTCTGCATACCACTGAAGGTGTGATACAATTGAGATTTGTTTTGTTCATGTGCGCATACCTGCAGAGAAAGGCATGAAGGCCTCTGGTTTAACGAACTCTCCCTGGTCATTGAGGAAGTTGTCAGGGTTGAATTCATTTGGGAATTTCCATTGTCCCTCCTCATTCAGCACTGAGGTCAGGTTAGGGATGATCAGTGTGCCCTGAGGAGAAAATGAAGCAAAAGAGCAAAGGGCATAGAGGAAGGCAGAAAAACATTTGTTAGaggatttatttaaagataCAATATGTTAACAtctctgcattaaaatgtctaaaaacgaccatacctatgttatatttttttatgagttgtgttctgacactatcccaaatgtttccaccaaatttcaaacccagagaaatctgttattttatttttttgacacaggacgtttcctttagtcgcctgtcagtggcgtcatataacctttcaccctctaGTTACTcgtaacttccgtcagaacacggTCATCCAGATGATACGTACGTCAGAAAGAAATACTCGTAAccacacagcatcattttgtgattaattacatgaCACTTTTtgacacagtaatacaacagaaaccttatttattgatacatttcaatattgatCCAGCTTAAcattactacaatgtgctggttgacaagtagctaacgttaatgcttATACttggtgggtaacattatgaggttacaacatcgttcaacacgctcataaagttatttttagtaagATTATTTTTACCACGGTTAAcagcactgggctaacccacgaataacttcactagtaacgttaacgttagctgcatAGATAGatgattaatctaatgctaatttagccagctagcacaccccggtcggtctgcctcactcccccggcagAGAGACTTCAGTCAGGATGACAGCTGACACAGCTGATACCATTAGCCGCCAGTCAGCTAGCAGCCAGCCACTATCATTAGAGCAATCCAAACCCGGCCAATACTTAACTCCAGTGCCGGATGCtaacgacgctaacggcagtttaatgaagcatcgggaaacagaccatatcagacccaggCACCCGAGTAAGAACAATGTCGATCCATAATGTTAGCTACGTCTCTGTTAGCTCTACCGGTGTTCGAGCCAAAAATCTCCTCCCCGCGCAGTAACGCTCACCCATctccggaaaagtgcttctaatagccttcactctctccgtccagagcaacaggatctGTTGGTCTTTAACTGTCTATTGTGATCCatagcggcagaaagttacatattgtacgtttaagtaATCCAAGTAGGATTGTTTTCCTACCAATATTAAAGTAAGGTACAAACAGTATTGTAATCTGTTTGGAAAATCTGTAGTGTAGAAGATCTatttccacagcgctgtggagtaaggtctggctacaccacacatacattctggaaTAGGCGGGAAAaaaactctctgggttgtttgcatttcctaAAACCAATCACACGCATCAACGGTGGCTCTgaaaaatagtctcgggaaggaatttGGTCTCGTAGAACCCTTTCAACCCACAAAAGAAAACggcacataaaatattaaatgatgtAAGTAGTAACGTAGTTAAGAGTAGTAACGTGagtaaattagctggatacatggttaaacttaatttgctcttaccagtgtatcgctgtgtgtacttcgtccattGCAATCACCacccaatcggtcccaaaatatcccagttagatagaaagttaaatgccgtaaacatattctttgtaaaactttacaatcattcactgaaaaaaaacaatcaggCCTGCCTTATTTCACGATTCAAAATTTTGTCAAAACTTTCCATTTACAACTATAGCGTTAGCTTGTTAGTTTGGGTTGTTCTAGTTGTTTCCTGTAGCGAAGGTGTTTTGACACAAAtggtgatggcacagtggatatgacacatgcctttggtgtggaagaccagggttcgattcccactgtgatacatcaaccaacgtgtccctgagcaagacacttaacccctagttgctccagaagcgtgcaacctctgacatgtATAGCaaatgtaagtcgctttggataaaagcgtcagctaaatgacatgtaatgtaatgtaacaaataTAGCAGTAGGGGAGGGGCTTGTCCTGGTTATGTATTTCCTTGATCCAGACTAGAAAATCTGAACATTGAAAGACACTTAACTTTTTTCTTACACTTACTGCTGATCCAGTACAGTGAGGTTTCTTTCCACAGCACTTCACTATAGTGTTCACCATACCAGTTGCTTCTTACCCTGGGAATGGAATATCCCATGAGCTCTGTGTCTTTAGTCGTACAGTGAGGGACGCTGAGTGGAACAGTGTTGGctatcctctgcacttcatggATCACAGCCTGGATGAAGAGAGATTTAAACATGTTCTTATGCTTTATGAGACTTGGGgcagaaaaaaacttttttgtaTAAAAGTAGACCAATAAACTTGCAATATGGGAACCTGCCAGCAATATATTGACAACCAGGCAAACAACATCATGATAAATGTGGTTCAAAAGCAGTGATTATAATTAATTTACCCCAAGGACCCCAACATAAACAGATTATCTCACCAGATTTATTGTTTGATTTTAACAAGTTTGCAAATGATCCCCTACCTACCACTTAGACCCATGTGTACacataaaataaaagtgaaaattatTATGTCAAATAGGCCTGATGATTTACCTGCATGTAAGGCATGTTGTGTCTGTCGTCAAAACTGGCCCGATCCTTCCCTTCCAACACCTCGTCAATCTCCTGCTGACAACGCTCTGACAGATAGAGCAGAGCGATAACAATAATTcgcaatataattaaaatgtgAAGATGATGACACGATGAACAACATGACTGAGCGTGGGTGAATGGTAAACCTGGATGCAGGTGTATTAGTAAAAAATTCCATTTACTCTTGTAACtgaaataaagtatttttttggtGTACTTTTGAGTTAGGAACTACAAGGCTTGTCCGTCTTCCCACTAGAAAATAAGTCCCACAACACTCTTTGGCTATCATGTCATAGAAGTCTATCATTGGGCCACACCGAATCAAACTGAATCGTTCCATATTCAAATGTATTGTCCCTGAACCATATCATAGTCACTGTATCCAGATACACATTGGGTCGTCTTATCATGTAGAGATGAAAACACCTAATCACTGTAGCTATCTTGTTAAGTGCATTTTTCGTCCAGTGCAGCCATTGTATGTGTATTGTAGTAGGAGAGTTCAAATAGGCATCAGCCACCAGATGGTGTACTAATAGCTGGTATTTAAATAACTTAGTCGCATGTGGAAGCAGCATGTTCTCAAGGGTTATTTTCAGACGTGAACATTTGCTCAGTTCCGTATGTACAAAGTAAGGAATCAAATGTTTAATATGATATGAAGCTTCCATAATGGAGGCTTGTTGAGCTGGCACATATTCTGCTTTGGGCATTGGGACCAGGGGAGGTCTGGTTGTTGTCCCCTGTTGCTGCTGATACCTTGAATAGCTAGAAGGTGGAGCCTCCAGAACACAGATACATTTACATACAACGATTCATTTGTACAGCATAGTGCGTTATTGTGATTAGCGAGCTATGGAATTTAATTAACTATTTCAGAGGGGACACATTTGTGCTAAAGTGTGCCTTTACTGCAGAAATATGGTGTACCTGAGCTGCTGCTGTGATTTACAGTATACTGTCCTTTTATAACTGAATATATTTGCAGCAAAAAGTCAAGTGTATTATTGGTTGGTGTTGCGTCTTGTCACTGCCCTTTTCACgtgaaaacattttgaaatgtctttCATGAAAAATGCCCTTCTGTTTATGACTTTCATATAAATAATTCAACAGCATGAAATGAATAGATACAACTTTTAGATAGAAAGACAATGGTAGAACTATGGAGCCGATGGCAATTTACATGTGCTTGCATACCTTGTATGTGTGGGTAGGTCATAAGGTAGAGGAAACCAgtaagcagggtgttggaggtaGTGTCTGTCCCAGCAAAGTGAAGATCTAGAGCGTACATCCTCAGTTGTTCTTCTTCAAAGGAAGAACCATCATCGCCTCTCTTAAAAAATGGAGAatgattgttttaatacaaacagACATTAAATGCAATAATGCCTTActgatacacacaaatacacactatGGGGCAAAACTATACACGCTTGTGGACATGTGCGTACATTTGGTAGTGAGCTGAACTCTTaacacgctacacacacacacacacacacacacacacacacacacacacacacacacaacacacacacaccttatccATTTCATCCAGATAGCAGTCAACAAAGTCTCGTGGCTCTCCAGGGACTCGGGTCTTCTTGTGCTCTTTCATCAAACGAATCGCAAGATTCTGACAAGTCTGAAAAACACTCAAGTTCAACATtcataatttgtattaatttaaatgtatttccatTCCACTGcacaaattactttttttttttaaatgttgtcactgtatgtatgtgtgtgaggttagtaaaaacatccattgtaccattaatgtttttctttgttttatgtttaatcCTTAATTATATTTCTTTTACAATTTAGACTTTTTCCATGATTTAATATAGATATTTACATTAAATCTTTAGGTACAATTAACATACCTCAACATTTTTAAAGGCCTTGGCGAAGGGCAGCGGCAGGCCACGAATAATGGGAAAGGAGTCATAGAGCTGTAAAAGAAGATACATCATTAGTTCATTTCAATCCAAACCATAGCCTGTATAAAATATGGAAGTAGTTTCCATAACGTCAGCCATAGGTTTCTGAAGAGCCAAAATGAAGCTCCAAGTGGGTGACTCCTGTTGGCTCCGACAGTCAAGGTCTTGGCAGTGGGTTACGCTGTCTAACTCTCGGCTGTGATGGGCCTGATCAATGAAAAGGCTTACCTGAGAGATGTAGAGGACCAGACCCACTGGTGTCAGGAAAACAACCTACTCATGAATTTCAGATATACTAAAAAAATGATTGTGGTAGGAAGAAGCTGGAAAGGAACTTGGCCCCCCTTAATATCAGGTACTAGGTGAAGAGGGTGAACAGCttcaagtaccttggtgtcCGCATTACAGAGGGTCTGACTTAGGCACTACATACTGACTCAGTGGTCAAAAAGGCAAGGCAGAGACTGTTTAAGAAATGTTGGGTATCCCCTTAAATACTGAGCATTTTTACCtctccatcaatgagagctgcCTTGTACAGAAATGGGACCAAGCAAGAGAGCCCTGCAAAGAGTGGTTTGTTCGGCTGAACACACAATCAGTGGTGCCCTACCTTGCCAAAAGAATATTTACACCAGGCGTTGCAAGAAAAAGGCTAGGAGATTCATTGAAGACCAAAACCACCTTGCAAACAGCCTGTTCTCCCTGTTGAGGTCGGGAACAACATACCTGATACATCAGGCAAGTACTGAGAGGCTAAAGAGTAGCTTCTACCCTCAGGCCGCTAGGATCCTAAACGAGGAATTGTACCTCATACAATTTCATGTGATAAAtgtgtgacaaataaaattggGCCTAGCATGCATTTTACCCTTTGGGGTGCTTTGGGAATTACAGTGTCTTTGTCTTATTTGTGCAGGTTTAGCAGCTGCAAAAGTGCAATCCTTTTGTGAATTTGAACATTAATCTTGTTGATATTTCTAAGCCAGGTTGTAAGGCAGAAACATGCTTTGACTCACCATAGCCCATGGTCCATTGGATATCTTGGCATTCTCAGTAAAGCATTGAACAATCACTTTGATGAACTCATCATCATACTCGTAGCGTGTACCAAACAGAACCTGGCAGATGATGTTGGAGGCCGCATTATGAAACATAACGTGAGGATTAAATGGTTTGCCTGTAAAGACAATGTTGACATGAAGTATAAAATAGCATTGTACAAGAATACAAGAGAAAACATAGCACAATGCaacattaatttatattaatgaaaaTGTATGATCAATGCCCACCTTTTTATATTATCAAACAATATTAGAGTATTTGTGCTGCTCAGATTTCCCTGATTAAAGTTAACCCTCCCATCCGTATGAAGATTGTATGGACCTTCAGATGACATACCAATGCTCTTTTCCAGTGTATCAATGGTGTAATCTATCTCTCCATGAATCCTCTCCTCCATGGAATTCTTCCCCATACCGAAGTTCCTCAAGGTTGTCAGAGCAAAGCGACGATGCTCCTTCCAACTAGAGCCATAATCTGCCAAAATCACACCTAGGTATAGTATAGTGACACAAAGAGCATACAGTATTAGTTTACATGTCATCTAATGTCAAATATTGTCAAAGTATCACTGTCCATTGTGAGCATTGCTGTTCTATTCCAGAGCGTATGTACTTTCCAACCTGTTTTAGTATTAACTCTTCACagcatattaatatatattctttttttaactttcaaaCCTGAGACAGCTCTATGAGGGCGGCTCTATGAGAAACAAGATTCAAATCAGTTAAGTTTATTCATAGTAATTTTGAGAAACTATCGCCTTCCTGCGATTAGAACATTCTGGTAATAGTTTGTCATCTCAGGCCATCTATTAGCAAATGATATGCAATGGCTATTTCACATTTTGCTACAAGCAAATACTAGAAATTCTCCCAGTCATTGTTGTATGAC
Proteins encoded in this window:
- the LOC120563674 gene encoding cytochrome P450 2F2-like isoform X2, which translates into the protein MCMAREFQREGAAMVKILSTQLRKSYGNVYSLFLGTRPAIIINGMKAMKEAMMSKGTDFAGRPQDLFVNDTQKKGVILADYGSSWKEHRRFALTTLRNFGMGKNSMEERIHGEIDYTIDTLEKSIGKPFNPHVMFHNAASNIICQVLFGTRYEYDDEFIKVIVQCFTENAKISNGPWAMLYDSFPIIRGLPLPFAKAFKNVETCQNLAIRLMKEHKKTRVPGEPRDFVDCYLDEMDKRGDDGSSFEEEQLRMYALDLHFAGTDTTSNTLLTGFLYLMTYPHIQERCQQEIDEVLEGKDRASFDDRHNMPYMQAVIHEVQRIANTVPLSVPHCTTKDTELMGYSIPRGTLIIPNLTSVLNEEGQWKFPNEFNPDNFLNDQGEFVKPEAFMPFSAGPRMCLGEGLARMELFLIMVTLLRKFKFIWPEDAGEPDYTPVYGVTLTPKPYRMKIQLRATQ
- the LOC120563674 gene encoding cytochrome P450 2F2-like isoform X1, with protein sequence MFASIILLWLCVVFLILLLKSQRPKNFPPGPPILPILGNILHLSLENPLKDFERLRKSYGNVYSLFLGTRPAIIINGMKAMKEAMMSKGTDFAGRPQDLFVNDTQKKGVILADYGSSWKEHRRFALTTLRNFGMGKNSMEERIHGEIDYTIDTLEKSIGKPFNPHVMFHNAASNIICQVLFGTRYEYDDEFIKVIVQCFTENAKISNGPWAMLYDSFPIIRGLPLPFAKAFKNVETCQNLAIRLMKEHKKTRVPGEPRDFVDCYLDEMDKRGDDGSSFEEEQLRMYALDLHFAGTDTTSNTLLTGFLYLMTYPHIQERCQQEIDEVLEGKDRASFDDRHNMPYMQAVIHEVQRIANTVPLSVPHCTTKDTELMGYSIPRGTLIIPNLTSVLNEEGQWKFPNEFNPDNFLNDQGEFVKPEAFMPFSAGPRMCLGEGLARMELFLIMVTLLRKFKFIWPEDAGEPDYTPVYGVTLTPKPYRMKIQLRATQ